Proteins found in one Perca fluviatilis chromosome 9, GENO_Pfluv_1.0, whole genome shotgun sequence genomic segment:
- the cpt2 gene encoding carnitine O-palmitoyltransferase 2, mitochondrial isoform X3 yields the protein MASLLSMQSFTSLRKSGSVTLIHLTSALGINKRNYSSKKGSSTEYLHQSVVPSMHYQKSLPRLPIPKLEDTVKRYLAAQRPLLDVDQFRTTEKLAKDFQNGVGKQLHEELVAQDKKNMNTSYISGPWFDMYLSARESVVLNFNPFMSFNPDPKTEYNDQLVRATNMVCSAVRFMKTLRAGLLEPEVFHLNPAKSDTDGFKRFIRWVPSSLSWYGAYMVNAYPLDMSQYFRLFNSTRIPKSGRDELFTDEKARHLLVMRKGNMYVFDIVDRDGNLVKPAEIQSHLNYILSDLTPAPAFPLGVLTSENRDVWAGLREKLTAAGNVEDLRIVDSALFCLSLDDESMRDHIQISHNMLHGDGCNRWYDKSFSIILTKDGQAAINFEHSWGDGVAVLRFQNEIFKDTTEQPLVHPGSAAAAVDSASAVRRLQFNLDRELENGIKKAKESFDSAVSKLTIDAMEFKKGGKEKLKKSKLSPDAIAQLAFQMGFLRQYGQTVATYESCSTAAFKHGRTETIRPATIHTERCSRAFVCQPGQHSVGQLQAMLSECSKYHGQLTKEAAMGQGFDRHLFAMRYLAYSKNQALHSLYTDPAYAAINHNILSTSTLTSPAVNLGGFAPVVPDGFGVGYGVHDDWIGCNVSSYPARNVHEFLQCVYKSLEDIFTVLEGKTLG from the exons ATGGCCAGTCTGCTTTCAATGCAAAGCTTTACATCTCTGAGGAAATCCGGAAGCGTAACGTTAATTCATTTAACTTCTGCTCTGGGCATCAATAAGCGAAACTACAGCAGCAAAAAAGGGTCTTCAACCGAGTATTTGCACCAAAGTGTTGTACCATCGATGCATTACCAGAAGAGTTTACCCAG GCTACCCATACCAAAGTTGGAGGATACTGTCAAAAGGTATTTAGCTGCGCAGAGGCCTCTGCTGGATGTTGACCAGTTCAG AACAACAGAGAAACTTGCAAAAGATTTCCAGAATGGTGTGGGGAAACAACTGCATGAGGAACTGGTAGCTCAGGACAAAAAGAATATGAACACAAGCTACATCTCAG GCCCATGGTTTGACATGTATCTTTCTGCTCGCGAATCTGTGGTGCTGAACTTCAACCCCTTCATGTCCTTCAATCCTGACCCTAAAACAGAGTACAATGACCAGCTTGTGCGGGCGACAAATATGGTTTGTTCGGCAGTGCGCTTCATGAAAACACTGCGAGCCGGATTACTGGAGCCAGAAGTTTTCCACCTTAACCCGGCAAAGAGTGACACAGATGGCTTTAAAAGGTTTATCCGCTGGGTCCCATCTTCACTGTCTTGGTATGGAGCTTACATGGTGAATGCTTACCCATTGGACATGTCTCAGTACTTTCGCCTCTTCAACTCAACTCGGATTCCCAAGAGTGGTAGAGACGAGCTCTTTACTGATGAGAAAGCGCGACATCTCCTAGTTATGAGGAAAGGCAACATGTATGTGTTTGACATTGTAGACAGGGATGGGAATTTGGTGAAGCCTGCAGAGATCCAGTCTCACTTGAATTACATTTTGTCTGACCTGACGCCAGCGCCTGCCTTTCCTCTCGGAGTCCTGACCAGTGAAAACAGGGATGTGTGGGCCGGGCTGAGGGAGAAGCTGACAGCTGCTGGAAATGTAGAGGATTTACGGATTGTTGACAGCGCACTTTTCTGTCTCAGTCTGGACGATGAAAGCATGAGGGACCATATTCAAATCTCCCATAACATGCTGCATGGCGACGGCTGCAATCGGTGGTACGACAAGTCcttcagcatcattctgaccaAAGATGGACAGGCAGCCATCAATTTTGAGCACTCCTGGGGCGACGGCGTAGCAGTGCTTCGCTTTCAAAATGAGATCTTCAAAGACACAACGGAGCAGCCACTGGTGCACCcgggctctgctgctgctgctgtggattCAGCCTCTGCTGTGCGCAGACTGCAGTTCAACCTGGACCGCGAGCTGGAGAATGGCATCAAAAAAGCCAAGGAGAGCTTTGACTCGGCTGTATCGAAACTCACCATTGATGCCATGGAGTTCAAAAAAGGTGGCAAGGAAAAGTTAAAGAAGAGCAAGTTGAGTCCAGATGCTATAGCCCAGCTGGCTTTTCAAATGGGTTTTCTGAGGCAGTATGGACAGACAGTAGCCACATATGAGTCCTGTAGCACTGCGGCGTTCAAGCATGGGCGCACAGAGACCATCCGGCCAGCCACCATACACACTGAACGATGTTCACGTGCCTTTGTTTGCCAACCAGGCCAACACAGTGTGGGGCAACTACAGGCTATGCTGAGTGAATGCTCTAAATATCATGGACAGCTCACCAAAGAAGCAGCTATGG GCCAAGGTTTTGACCGTCACCTGTTTGCCATGAGATACCTGGCCTATTCAAAGAACCAGGCTCTGCACAGCCTGTACACAGACCCAGCTTATGCTGCCATCAACCACAACATCCTCTCCACCAGCACCCTCACCAGTCCGGCTGTGAACCTTGGTGGCTTTGCCCCAGTGGTGCCTGATGGGTTTGGTGTTGGCTACGGTGTCCATGACGACTGGATCGGCTGCAATGTTTCCAGCTACCCGGCTCGCAACGTCCACGAATTCCTGCAGTGTGTCTACAAGTCCTTAGAGGACATTTTTACTGTCCTGGAAGGAAAGACACTTGGCTAA
- the tmco1 gene encoding calcium load-activated calcium channel, which produces MSTMFADTILIVFISVCTALLAEGITWVLVYRTEKYKRLKAEVEKQSKKLEKKKETITESAGRQQKKKIERQEEKLKNNNRDLSMVRMKSMFAIGFCFTALMGMFNSIFDGRVVAKLPFVPLSYIQGLSHRNLLGEDYTDCSFIFLYILCTMSIRQNIQKMLGLAPSRAATKQAGGFLGPPPQAAKFS; this is translated from the exons ATGAGCACCATGTTTGCAGACACAATTCTAATCGTGTTCATCTCCGTTTGTACAGCGCTGTTAGCCGAAG ggATTACCTGGGTTTTAGTGTATCGCACTGAAAAGTACAAGAGGTTAAAGGCTGAAGtagaaaaacaaagcaaaaaac TtgagaagaaaaaggaaaccaTCACAGAATCTGCTGGACGTcagcagaagaagaaaattG aaagacaggaagagaaacTGAAGAACAACAACAGAGACTTGTCTATG GTGCGCATGAAGTCAATGTTCGCTATAGGCTTCTGCTTTACAGCTTTGATGGGCATGTTCAACTCCAT CTTTGATGGAAGAGTAGTGGCCAAATTGCCATTTGTGCCGCTGTCCTACATCCAGGGACTGTCGCATCGAAACCTGCTGGGGGAGGATTACACTGACTGCTCCTTTATCTTCCTCTACATCCTCTGCACCATGTCCATCAGACAG AATATTCAGAAGATGCTTGGTCTCGCTCCCTCCAGAGCTGCAACAAAACAGGCTGGAGGCTTCCTGGGACCTCCTCCCCAAGCAGCCAAGTTTTCCTAA
- the cpt2 gene encoding carnitine O-palmitoyltransferase 2, mitochondrial isoform X1 encodes MASGRLQVGWIMYLGATTNNLAQTLAFFTEATENFGFPLRVRSDQGVENVDVARLMLSARGPENASFISGKSVHNQRLPIPKLEDTVKRYLAAQRPLLDVDQFRTTEKLAKDFQNGVGKQLHEELVAQDKKNMNTSYISGPWFDMYLSARESVVLNFNPFMSFNPDPKTEYNDQLVRATNMVCSAVRFMKTLRAGLLEPEVFHLNPAKSDTDGFKRFIRWVPSSLSWYGAYMVNAYPLDMSQYFRLFNSTRIPKSGRDELFTDEKARHLLVMRKGNMYVFDIVDRDGNLVKPAEIQSHLNYILSDLTPAPAFPLGVLTSENRDVWAGLREKLTAAGNVEDLRIVDSALFCLSLDDESMRDHIQISHNMLHGDGCNRWYDKSFSIILTKDGQAAINFEHSWGDGVAVLRFQNEIFKDTTEQPLVHPGSAAAAVDSASAVRRLQFNLDRELENGIKKAKESFDSAVSKLTIDAMEFKKGGKEKLKKSKLSPDAIAQLAFQMGFLRQYGQTVATYESCSTAAFKHGRTETIRPATIHTERCSRAFVCQPGQHSVGQLQAMLSECSKYHGQLTKEAAMGQGFDRHLFAMRYLAYSKNQALHSLYTDPAYAAINHNILSTSTLTSPAVNLGGFAPVVPDGFGVGYGVHDDWIGCNVSSYPARNVHEFLQCVYKSLEDIFTVLEGKTLG; translated from the exons ATGGCGTCTGGTCGCTTGCAAGTTGGATGG ATCATGTACCTGGGTGCAACGACAAACAACTTGGCACAAACACTGGCTTTCTTCACAGAGGCCACAGAAAACTTTGGATTTCCACTGCG AGTACGTTCAGACCAAGGAGTGGAAAATGTAGATGTCGCACGTCTCATGTTGTCTGCCCGTGGGCCTGAGAATGCAAGTTTTATCTCAGGCAAAAGTGTGCACAATCAACG GCTACCCATACCAAAGTTGGAGGATACTGTCAAAAGGTATTTAGCTGCGCAGAGGCCTCTGCTGGATGTTGACCAGTTCAG AACAACAGAGAAACTTGCAAAAGATTTCCAGAATGGTGTGGGGAAACAACTGCATGAGGAACTGGTAGCTCAGGACAAAAAGAATATGAACACAAGCTACATCTCAG GCCCATGGTTTGACATGTATCTTTCTGCTCGCGAATCTGTGGTGCTGAACTTCAACCCCTTCATGTCCTTCAATCCTGACCCTAAAACAGAGTACAATGACCAGCTTGTGCGGGCGACAAATATGGTTTGTTCGGCAGTGCGCTTCATGAAAACACTGCGAGCCGGATTACTGGAGCCAGAAGTTTTCCACCTTAACCCGGCAAAGAGTGACACAGATGGCTTTAAAAGGTTTATCCGCTGGGTCCCATCTTCACTGTCTTGGTATGGAGCTTACATGGTGAATGCTTACCCATTGGACATGTCTCAGTACTTTCGCCTCTTCAACTCAACTCGGATTCCCAAGAGTGGTAGAGACGAGCTCTTTACTGATGAGAAAGCGCGACATCTCCTAGTTATGAGGAAAGGCAACATGTATGTGTTTGACATTGTAGACAGGGATGGGAATTTGGTGAAGCCTGCAGAGATCCAGTCTCACTTGAATTACATTTTGTCTGACCTGACGCCAGCGCCTGCCTTTCCTCTCGGAGTCCTGACCAGTGAAAACAGGGATGTGTGGGCCGGGCTGAGGGAGAAGCTGACAGCTGCTGGAAATGTAGAGGATTTACGGATTGTTGACAGCGCACTTTTCTGTCTCAGTCTGGACGATGAAAGCATGAGGGACCATATTCAAATCTCCCATAACATGCTGCATGGCGACGGCTGCAATCGGTGGTACGACAAGTCcttcagcatcattctgaccaAAGATGGACAGGCAGCCATCAATTTTGAGCACTCCTGGGGCGACGGCGTAGCAGTGCTTCGCTTTCAAAATGAGATCTTCAAAGACACAACGGAGCAGCCACTGGTGCACCcgggctctgctgctgctgctgtggattCAGCCTCTGCTGTGCGCAGACTGCAGTTCAACCTGGACCGCGAGCTGGAGAATGGCATCAAAAAAGCCAAGGAGAGCTTTGACTCGGCTGTATCGAAACTCACCATTGATGCCATGGAGTTCAAAAAAGGTGGCAAGGAAAAGTTAAAGAAGAGCAAGTTGAGTCCAGATGCTATAGCCCAGCTGGCTTTTCAAATGGGTTTTCTGAGGCAGTATGGACAGACAGTAGCCACATATGAGTCCTGTAGCACTGCGGCGTTCAAGCATGGGCGCACAGAGACCATCCGGCCAGCCACCATACACACTGAACGATGTTCACGTGCCTTTGTTTGCCAACCAGGCCAACACAGTGTGGGGCAACTACAGGCTATGCTGAGTGAATGCTCTAAATATCATGGACAGCTCACCAAAGAAGCAGCTATGG GCCAAGGTTTTGACCGTCACCTGTTTGCCATGAGATACCTGGCCTATTCAAAGAACCAGGCTCTGCACAGCCTGTACACAGACCCAGCTTATGCTGCCATCAACCACAACATCCTCTCCACCAGCACCCTCACCAGTCCGGCTGTGAACCTTGGTGGCTTTGCCCCAGTGGTGCCTGATGGGTTTGGTGTTGGCTACGGTGTCCATGACGACTGGATCGGCTGCAATGTTTCCAGCTACCCGGCTCGCAACGTCCACGAATTCCTGCAGTGTGTCTACAAGTCCTTAGAGGACATTTTTACTGTCCTGGAAGGAAAGACACTTGGCTAA
- the uck2a gene encoding uridine-cytidine kinase 2-A — translation MTGDCETKPGDQDENESINRHPFLIGVAGGTASGKSSVCSKIMELLGQNKIDHHQRQVAILSQDSFYKVLTLEQKAKALKGQFNFDHPDAFDNDLIIATLWNIKEGKTVHIPVYDFVSHSRKEETVTVYPADVVLFEGILMFYSQEIRDLFQMKLFVDTDADTRLSRRVLRDISERGRDLESVLAQYITFVKPAFEEFCLPTKKYADVIIPRGVDNLVAINLIVQHIQDILNSGLTKRLNGWINGHGTTKNQPNDSSSRLQ, via the exons ATGACAGGCGATTGCGAGACAAAGCCAGGTGACCAAGACGAAAATGAAAGTATTAATCGGCATCCTTTCCTCATTGGCGTGGCTGGAGGGACAGCTAGTGGCAAG TCGTCGGTGTGCAGCAAGATCATGGAGCTGCTGGGCCAGAACAAGATTGACCACCACCAGCGGCAAGTTGCCATCCTCAGCCAAGACAGCTTCTACAAGGTCCTCACCCTAGAGCAGAAGGCCAAGGCACTCAAGGGCCAGTTCAACTTCGACCACCCAG ATGCATTTGACAATGACCTCATAATCGCGACTTTGTGGAACATCAAGGAGGGAAAAACTGTACACATCCCTGTTTATGACTTTGTTTCCCATTCCAG GAAGGAAGAGACGGTGACAGTGTACCCTGCTGATGTGGTGTTGTTTGAGGGCATCCTGATGTTCTATTCTCAGGAGATCCGAGACTTATTCCAAATGAAGCTGTTTGTAGACACCGATGCAGATACACGTCTATCTCGAAGAG tgCTGCGTGATATAAGTGAACGTGGACGAGACTTGGAAAGCGTTCTAGCACAGTACATTACTTTTGTCAAGCCTGCATTTGAGGAGTTCTGTCTGCCA ACAAAGAAATATGCTGATGTGATCATACCGAGAGGAGTTGACAATCTTG TTGCCATAAATCTCATAGTTCAGCACATCCAGGATATTTTAAACAGTGGTTTGACCAAACGGCTGAACGGGTGGATTAATGGTCATGGAACAACAAAGAACCAGCCAAATGATTCCAGCAGTCGGCTCCAATGA
- the cpt2 gene encoding carnitine O-palmitoyltransferase 2, mitochondrial isoform X2 has translation MYLGATTNNLAQTLAFFTEATENFGFPLRVRSDQGVENVDVARLMLSARGPENASFISGKSVHNQRLPIPKLEDTVKRYLAAQRPLLDVDQFRTTEKLAKDFQNGVGKQLHEELVAQDKKNMNTSYISGPWFDMYLSARESVVLNFNPFMSFNPDPKTEYNDQLVRATNMVCSAVRFMKTLRAGLLEPEVFHLNPAKSDTDGFKRFIRWVPSSLSWYGAYMVNAYPLDMSQYFRLFNSTRIPKSGRDELFTDEKARHLLVMRKGNMYVFDIVDRDGNLVKPAEIQSHLNYILSDLTPAPAFPLGVLTSENRDVWAGLREKLTAAGNVEDLRIVDSALFCLSLDDESMRDHIQISHNMLHGDGCNRWYDKSFSIILTKDGQAAINFEHSWGDGVAVLRFQNEIFKDTTEQPLVHPGSAAAAVDSASAVRRLQFNLDRELENGIKKAKESFDSAVSKLTIDAMEFKKGGKEKLKKSKLSPDAIAQLAFQMGFLRQYGQTVATYESCSTAAFKHGRTETIRPATIHTERCSRAFVCQPGQHSVGQLQAMLSECSKYHGQLTKEAAMGQGFDRHLFAMRYLAYSKNQALHSLYTDPAYAAINHNILSTSTLTSPAVNLGGFAPVVPDGFGVGYGVHDDWIGCNVSSYPARNVHEFLQCVYKSLEDIFTVLEGKTLG, from the exons ATGTACCTGGGTGCAACGACAAACAACTTGGCACAAACACTGGCTTTCTTCACAGAGGCCACAGAAAACTTTGGATTTCCACTGCG AGTACGTTCAGACCAAGGAGTGGAAAATGTAGATGTCGCACGTCTCATGTTGTCTGCCCGTGGGCCTGAGAATGCAAGTTTTATCTCAGGCAAAAGTGTGCACAATCAACG GCTACCCATACCAAAGTTGGAGGATACTGTCAAAAGGTATTTAGCTGCGCAGAGGCCTCTGCTGGATGTTGACCAGTTCAG AACAACAGAGAAACTTGCAAAAGATTTCCAGAATGGTGTGGGGAAACAACTGCATGAGGAACTGGTAGCTCAGGACAAAAAGAATATGAACACAAGCTACATCTCAG GCCCATGGTTTGACATGTATCTTTCTGCTCGCGAATCTGTGGTGCTGAACTTCAACCCCTTCATGTCCTTCAATCCTGACCCTAAAACAGAGTACAATGACCAGCTTGTGCGGGCGACAAATATGGTTTGTTCGGCAGTGCGCTTCATGAAAACACTGCGAGCCGGATTACTGGAGCCAGAAGTTTTCCACCTTAACCCGGCAAAGAGTGACACAGATGGCTTTAAAAGGTTTATCCGCTGGGTCCCATCTTCACTGTCTTGGTATGGAGCTTACATGGTGAATGCTTACCCATTGGACATGTCTCAGTACTTTCGCCTCTTCAACTCAACTCGGATTCCCAAGAGTGGTAGAGACGAGCTCTTTACTGATGAGAAAGCGCGACATCTCCTAGTTATGAGGAAAGGCAACATGTATGTGTTTGACATTGTAGACAGGGATGGGAATTTGGTGAAGCCTGCAGAGATCCAGTCTCACTTGAATTACATTTTGTCTGACCTGACGCCAGCGCCTGCCTTTCCTCTCGGAGTCCTGACCAGTGAAAACAGGGATGTGTGGGCCGGGCTGAGGGAGAAGCTGACAGCTGCTGGAAATGTAGAGGATTTACGGATTGTTGACAGCGCACTTTTCTGTCTCAGTCTGGACGATGAAAGCATGAGGGACCATATTCAAATCTCCCATAACATGCTGCATGGCGACGGCTGCAATCGGTGGTACGACAAGTCcttcagcatcattctgaccaAAGATGGACAGGCAGCCATCAATTTTGAGCACTCCTGGGGCGACGGCGTAGCAGTGCTTCGCTTTCAAAATGAGATCTTCAAAGACACAACGGAGCAGCCACTGGTGCACCcgggctctgctgctgctgctgtggattCAGCCTCTGCTGTGCGCAGACTGCAGTTCAACCTGGACCGCGAGCTGGAGAATGGCATCAAAAAAGCCAAGGAGAGCTTTGACTCGGCTGTATCGAAACTCACCATTGATGCCATGGAGTTCAAAAAAGGTGGCAAGGAAAAGTTAAAGAAGAGCAAGTTGAGTCCAGATGCTATAGCCCAGCTGGCTTTTCAAATGGGTTTTCTGAGGCAGTATGGACAGACAGTAGCCACATATGAGTCCTGTAGCACTGCGGCGTTCAAGCATGGGCGCACAGAGACCATCCGGCCAGCCACCATACACACTGAACGATGTTCACGTGCCTTTGTTTGCCAACCAGGCCAACACAGTGTGGGGCAACTACAGGCTATGCTGAGTGAATGCTCTAAATATCATGGACAGCTCACCAAAGAAGCAGCTATGG GCCAAGGTTTTGACCGTCACCTGTTTGCCATGAGATACCTGGCCTATTCAAAGAACCAGGCTCTGCACAGCCTGTACACAGACCCAGCTTATGCTGCCATCAACCACAACATCCTCTCCACCAGCACCCTCACCAGTCCGGCTGTGAACCTTGGTGGCTTTGCCCCAGTGGTGCCTGATGGGTTTGGTGTTGGCTACGGTGTCCATGACGACTGGATCGGCTGCAATGTTTCCAGCTACCCGGCTCGCAACGTCCACGAATTCCTGCAGTGTGTCTACAAGTCCTTAGAGGACATTTTTACTGTCCTGGAAGGAAAGACACTTGGCTAA
- the aatf gene encoding protein AATF, translating into MAGSFSQELEDLLNPLPKFADPEDDDDVTKAKVIERFNEDDDEDGGLSALRKHNTSLLSETDRRYVGKTVSRKQLLMDIDESGEEEGSIEEQDEEEDSLGDEEADDDENEELVGSDAQLGAQLAFPQGVDFHKLTEGMDDLGVSEDDDSGEETEGSDEDDDETEDNDEEDDEDEGAVRTFSQEKVDEEVEKGNAVKNQLALWDQLLEGRIKIQKALVTANQLPQPLTFPEFKRRGGAELAGELKNTHKALKALQRSLLELHDQTLYQNANTRSITQGKTKAQGEHEEINSYDNEDEKGSVQEDGAPKRKLEMAEYPDFMAKRFASFQPYCNATLQKWHDKTRLTMGKSSKGFGAFDRNILTQVEQVMMDKERLVRRTQTRRSEYRVLGKKDASVFTSETVSTEGEEMEQLKANPHLKDLDEDIFDDDDFYHQLLRELIERKTSAADPNDQVAMGRQWLAIQKLRSKIKKKVDTKASKGRKVRFHIHSKLVNFMAPIDHSSVSDDARNELYRGLFGQNSTIRE; encoded by the coding sequence ATGGCAGGCTCATTTTCTCAGGAGTTAGAGGATTTGTTGAATCCTTTGCCTAAATTTGCTGATCCAGAGGATGACGATGACGTGACTAAAGCCAAAGTGATAGAAAGATTCAACGAGGACGACGATGAAGATGGGGGCCTAAGTGCACTGCGGAAGCACAatacatctctgctctcagaaaCGGACAGACGGTATGTGGGGAAGACAGTCTCTCGTAAACAGCTGTTGATGGATATTGATGAATCTGGTGAGGAGGAGGGCAGCATAGAAGAGCAAGATGAAGAAGAGGATTCTTTAGGGGATGAAGAAGCGGATGATGATGAAAATGAGGAGTTGGTGGGCAGTGATGCACAACTAGGTGCTCAACTGGCCTTTCCTCAGGGAGTGGATTTCCACAAACTGACAGAGGGCATGGATGACCTGGGAGTGAGTGAAGATgatgacagtggcgaggagactgaaggcagtgATGAAGATGACGACGAGACGGAAGACAATGATGAAGAAGACGACGAGGATGAGGGAGCTGTCCGTACATTTTCTCAAGAGAAAGTAGACGAAGAGGTTGAGAAAGGGAATGCTGTGAAGAACCAGCTGGCCCTGTGGGACCAACTGCTTGAGGGTCGAATCAAAATACAGAAAGCTCTGGTGACTGCCAACCAGCTTCCACAGCCGCTGACCTTCCCAGAGTTCAAGAGGAGAGGTGGAGCCGAGCTTGCGGGGGAGCTGAAAAACACCCACAAAGCTTTGAAAGCTCTTCAGAGATCCCTCCTTGAGCTTCACGATCAGACGCTGTATCAGAATGCAAACACGAGGAGCATCACTCAAGGGAAGACAAAAGCTCAGGGTGAACATGAGGAGATAAACAGTTACGATAATGAGGATGAAAAAGGGTCTGTGCAGGAGGACGGCGCACCTAAACGAAAACTAGAGATGGCAGAGTACCCGGACTTCATGGCCAAACGGTTTGCTTCTTTCCAGCCTTATTGTAACGCCACGTTGCAAAAGTGGCATGATAAAACCAGACTGACTATGGGCAAAAGCAGCAAGGGTTTTGGGGCGTTCGACAGAAACATATTGACCCAGGTGGAGCAGGTGATGATGGACAAGGAAAGGCTGGTGCGACGCACCCAGACCCGACGCTCAGAGTACAGAGTCCTGGGAAAAAAAGATGCCTCTgttttcacttctgaaactgtctccacagagggagaggagatggAACAGCTGAAAGCAAACCCACATCTAAAGGATCTGGACGAGGATatatttgatgatgatgatttctACCACCAGCTTCTAAGAGAGCTGATTGAACGCAAGACAAGTGCAGCTGACCCCAATGATCAGGTGGCTATGGGCAGGCAGTGGCTGGCCATCCAGAAATTGCGCAGCAAGATCAAGAAGAAGGTAGATACCAAAGCCAGCAAGGGCCGTAAAGTCAGATTCCACATCCACAGTAAGCTGGTCAATTTTATGGCTCCTATTGACCACAGCTCAGTGAGTGACGATGCACGCAATGAACTGTATCGTGGCCTCTTTGGTCAGAACTCCACAATCAGGGAGTGA
- the magoh gene encoding protein mago nashi homolog — protein sequence MSTSDFYLRYYVGHKGKFGHEFLEFEFRPDGKLRYANNSNYKNDVMIRKEAYVHKSVMEELKRIIDDSEITKEDDALWPPPDRVGRQELEIVIGDEHISFTTSKIGSLIDVNQSKDPEGLRVFYYLVQDLKCLVFSLIGLHFKIKPI from the exons ATGTCAACAAGTGACTTCTATTTGAGATATTATGTTGGGCACAAGGGAAAGTTTGGACACGAGTTCCTGGAATTTGAATTCAGACCTGACG gtaAACTGAGGTACGCAAACAACAGCAACTACAAGAATGACGTCATGATCAGGAAAGAG GCATATGTACACAAAAGTGtgatggaggagctgaagagaATCATTGATGACAGTGAGATCACCAAGGAAGATGATGCTCTGTGGCCGCCTCCTGACAGAGTTGGCAGACAG GAATTGGAGATCGTCATCGGAGACGAGCACATTTCATTCACAACCTCCAAAATTGGCTCTTTGATTGACGTCAACCAGTCAAA GGACCCTGAAGGTCTTCGGGTGTTCTACTACCTGGTGCAAGATCTGAAATGCCTGGTCTTCAGTCTCATTGGCCTACACTTCAAGATCAAGCCTATCTAA